The following are encoded together in the Labeo rohita strain BAU-BD-2019 chromosome 17, IGBB_LRoh.1.0, whole genome shotgun sequence genome:
- the LOC127179511 gene encoding insulinoma-associated protein 2, which produces MPRGFLVKRSKRGSSASYKMRAQEEKEPEKEDPLSQNPTASVQDVLEPITESWTSDTSSKHEEKHLLEDSGRVGESVDYAQSYFSHPEQSASSPRNSTGSYSPVKPISTELLDRCLSSPAMAESFPLATPVSSIERLLMNHSDMKFGTPVPSSVPAYPAFHQCVKRAFMDSERKSKPPKKPKVIRKLNFEDEVTTSPVLGLKIKKESPESKLAPQSGRKKPLGEFICQLCKEEYPDPFSLAQHKCSRIVRVEYRCPECDKVFSCPANLASHRRWHKPRSLSTADAKKPHEKTSVEGKENASKLRLNNQHQLSPDSSQLHRSAPDSNLMHRGSQDPPLDQRYPSSEKCFEMHIGSADSSRLFDHCPEEPDRASTPYLPSPGPEEVFECHYCSKKFRRQAYLRKHLAAHETIKTPSYGHIESGQITFPCHLCGAHFPSAEIRDKHRLWHAVREDLLLRPDLSPGEQQIFSCKHCPSTFFSSPGLTRHINKTHPTENRQVMLLQMAVRPGC; this is translated from the coding sequence ATGCCACGAGGATTTTTAGTGAAACGGAGTAAACGTGGCTCATCTGCATCGTACAAGATGAGAGCACAAGAAGAAAAAGAGCCGGAGAAAGAGGACCCGCTTTCCCAAAATCCAACTGCAAGTGTGCAGGATGTGCTGGAACCTATTACAGAATCATGGACGAGTGATACAAGCTCTAAACATGAGGAGAAACATCTACTGGAGGACTCTGGAAGGGTTGGAGAGAGCGTCGATTACGCACAAAGCTACTTCAGCCATCCGGAGCAAAGCGCGTCATCCCCGCGCAACAGCACCGGCTCATACAGTCCAGTCAAACCTATCAGCACGGAGCTTTTGGACAGGTGTCTCAGCTCACCAGCCATGGCTGAATCATTCCCTTTGGCCACCCCGGTGTCTTCAATCGAGCGTCTGCTAATGAACCACTCTGATATGAAGTTTGGCACACCGGTGCCCTCATCGGTGCCCGCGTACCCTGCCTTTCACCAATGCGTAAAACGCGCGTTTATGGACTCTGAGCGCAAGAGCAAACCACCAAAAAAGCCTAAGGTTATCagaaagctcaattttgaagaCGAAGTCACCACCTCGCCAGTCCTCggactgaaaattaaaaaagaaagtccTGAATCCAAACTAGCACCACAGAGTGGTCGAAAAAAACCGCTTGGTGAGTTCATCTGCCAGCTTTGCAAAGAAGAATACCCTGATCCGTTTTCTCTAGCCCAGCACAAGTGCTCAAGAATCGTCCGGGTTGAATACCGCTGCCCGGAGTGCGACAAAGTTTTCAGCTGTCCTGCCAACCTAGCGTCCCATCGCAGATGGCACAAACCTCGCAGCCTGAGCACCGCAGACGCGAAGAAGCCTCACGAGAAGACCTCAGTGGAGGGGAAGGAAAACGCCAGCAAGTTGAGACTGAACAATCAGCACCAGCTGAGTCCGGACAGCTCCCAACTCCACAGATCAGCACCGGACAGCAACCTGATGCACAGGGGATCCCAAGACCCTCCTCTGGACCAAAGGTACCCGTCCTCGGAGAAATGCTTTGAGATGCACATCGGCTCCGCGGACAGCTCGAGGTTGTTCGATCACTGCCCCGAGGAGCCCGACAGGGCCAGTACCCCATACCTGCCCTCGCCCGGTCCCGAAGAAGTGTTCGAGTGCCACTACTGCAGCAAGAAGTTCCGCAGGCAAGCCTACCTGAGGAAACATCTCGCCGCGCACGAAACGATCAAAACACCCTCGTACGGTCACATTGAAAGCGGACAGATCACTTTCCCGTGTCACCTCTGCGGAGCGCACTTCCCCTCCGCGGAGATCAGGGACAAGCACCGACTCTGGCATGCGGTCAGAGAAGACTTACTACTCAGACCGGATCTGAGTCCCGGAGAACAGCAGATATTCTCATGCAAACACTGTCCATCTACGTTCTTCAGTTCTCCGGGTTTGACCAGACACATCAACAAGACTCATCCCACAGAAAACCGACAGGTGATGCTCTTACAGATGGCCGTCAGGCCGGGATGCTGA